Below is a genomic region from Sorghum bicolor cultivar BTx623 chromosome 9, Sorghum_bicolor_NCBIv3, whole genome shotgun sequence.
TTTCTACTGTACGCGATCTTAAAAATGGAAGGGGCGAAACTACTGAATTCACATAtgcaccaatcaagcaaaacagCAGAGTTGCATTCCAGGATTGCAAATTTCTCGCCACACGAGGAGGCACAGCTCACAACTGTCTGCTAATCAAAAACCTGTACAGATACCTTATGCACCAAGTTCACCATTGATTGAACTACCTAGGTCTAGAAAACAAACGGATGACGAAAAATAAACCCTTCCTAGAACCTAGCAGGAGAGGGCAAAAACACACCAGAGAAACTAGACATCGTGGCTAAAACATGAGAAAACTAATCAACCTAACTTTCTGCAAAGAACTTAGAAAGATTTTGGCGATATCTGTCGAGAGCTTCCCTGCGAAAACCACCTGTTTATTGTATCAGAGATCCACTGCTGGTCCGTGTAACGTTTTGTGAGTGCTATTGCTACAAGATGTTCGGCACTTGAGCTGAGAGCTTTTCCTGCAGTTCTCTGATCTTTGAGCAGAGCTCCACCTTCTGCTCCTTGTAGCTCTGGAGGAGGAAATCTTTCCCCTCGATAACTTCCTTCAGCTCACCCACCTCTTTCCTTAGCATCTCCATCCTCTCTGCCTCTCCTTTCCTCTTCTCTATACCATTACAGTGCACCTCAGGGTCATCCATGCTGCTGTCAGAATAACCATTAGCGTGCCCATTGGTGCCATTCGTCTGCCACTGTCCAGCGTGAAAAGGTTTATCAAGCGAGAGCGAGTCCGCAACGCAATGATCTGCGACGATCTTCCTTAGATGCTGAACCTCCCTATCTGATTCAAACAGATCTCGGTTCGTGGCATCCAGCTGGGACTGCAAACCGGTGTTCTCAGTCGCCTGGATGGCCAGAGAGTTCTTAAGCTCCGCGATCTGAGCTTGCATCTCCATGATCATCTCATCACGTCTCTTGAGCTGCTGCCTCAGCTTCTGTATGACCTCTCGCTTGCTATAAATGTCGGATCCTGATTCTGAAATGGAGGGAGAGCCTGAGCAGTTTGAGTACTGAAATGTTGCTTTGCGAGGATCTTCAAGCCGGTCAGGCGATGATGACCACATGATACCACTGTTCTCTTTGCTTGATTCTAGTGTTGGTATCTTCACAAGAAGATTGGATGGTTCAGTTGATTTAGGTATAGGACTTGAAGGCGCTTGCTTGAGCTCCACTTCACCATCAGCATGCCCTGCATATCATAACCAGGGATAAATAATTTTCCCCACAGTGGCAAATCTGCAGTGACTTTACCGCAAGGTACTATTCTGTAACAGAGAATTAAAttcatgttgtttttttatAGGCACACAGCGGTTTTGTGTATTATACTAGCTCTCAATTTAATGTCAGATGAAGAACATTAACACTGCGTACAGGGGCAAAGTTCTGATGAGCAGGGTACAGGCAACAGAAATGCTAAGAAAATCACCTGACATGTAACAATGGCAGCTAGGTTGGTCACTGAACCTGTAGAGGTTGGAATGCAGTTCAAATGCCCCAGGCCTTCTTTTGGCTGCAATTTCGCATAGTCAGCAATCTGCACCAAAGCATTTTAAAGAACATGGAAAAGTGATATAGGTTACACTACAAATGGATCAAGCCAGACCTTTGGTAGAAGGGTTTTGCTGCTTGGTTTCAAACAGTTGCTTCAATCTGCACCCAAGTCTGACTGAGAGTGTGCTGAGCAAAATGCCTCCAGCAACAAGAACCCAGTTTGGCCCTCCATGGAGATGATCACCCCTCCCTGCCTTCTTTATGCTCCCATTAGCCTTAGAATTCATCTTAAGAACCACTGATTTTCTTCAGATTAGTGTCTGCAGCTTCGCCtacatatgcatatggataggaTTACCAATGTCAACACGGTTCCCATGTTCACGCAGGAGAAAGAaatgatccaccaacatatatATGCATCCTAAAGTCCGGAATGAATATGGCTCAAGAGACGATTAAATTCATAAGTACAAGTGGAAATTGCTAAAAACACAGGAACTGGATGCATCAAAAGGGTTTGATCAAATGATAACGAGGGTCCGATTGGATGATTCATGATCTTTTTCCCCCCGGAAAGACCCTAGGCAGTTGGATTACCAATGGAAAACCTACGGATGGATTAATTAACCTTAAAAGGCGTCTAAATTTGGAAGGACAGGTCGCGAAGGATAAAACAAAAACACATATACGTACTGCCGCCAAGCTGTTACTGCATCCTAATTGCCACCAATCCAAATAAGAACGTGCGCACGGACCTTCGAAACTGCCGAAGTGGGGTTCTCGCCGGCCGGTCACGCTCCCGCCGCCCGGAAGACGCCGCCTCCACCTGCGCGCCTCCCTAGTCCCTCCGTTTGGCCGGCTTGTTCCCCGTTGCCGCGGTCCCTCGTCTCCCGTCGCGTCGACCGCACGCTTCGGCGCCTACGGCCCTGACGCAACGACCGCCGTGGCCActggccgcgccgccgcctgGCGTGAACTGCCAGCCGCCAGCGGAGTGAGGGTTGGGGGATTCGGACTTCGGAGTCACGTCACGTGAGGCGTGCGTGACAAAGAGCGAGTAAGCGGAGTGAGGCTGCTTGGAATTTGGGCCCCCGTTGCGGCCTGTAGAAAAAGCCCATAGCCCGATCAGTGGCCCAGGAAGGACTAATCACTCAAGCACCTAATACTCAGTTTGGATATTAGTAGTTTTAGATTAGAAAAAAAGTATcattattttacaaaatattctgGC
It encodes:
- the LOC8066543 gene encoding uncharacterized protein LOC8066543, with product MNSKANGSIKKAGRGDHLHGGPNWVLVAGGILLSTLSVRLGCRLKQLFETKQQNPSTKAKRRPGAFELHSNLYRFSDQPSCHCYMSGHADGEVELKQAPSSPIPKSTEPSNLLVKIPTLESSKENSGIMWSSSPDRLEDPRKATFQYSNCSGSPSISESGSDIYSKREVIQKLRQQLKRRDEMIMEMQAQIAELKNSLAIQATENTGLQSQLDATNRDLFESDREVQHLRKIVADHCVADSLSLDKPFHAGQWQTNGTNGHANGYSDSSMDDPEVHCNGIEKRKGEAERMEMLRKEVGELKEVIEGKDFLLQSYKEQKVELCSKIRELQEKLSAQVPNIL